One window of Flavobacteriales bacterium genomic DNA carries:
- a CDS encoding deoxyhypusine synthase family protein produces MSNTRPISAFMEKHYLHFNAAALMDAAKAYKVHKKSGKKMLISLAGAMSTAELGKSLAEMIRAGQVDIISCTGANLEEDVMNLVAHDHYERVPNYRDLTPTEERALLDRGMNRVTDTCIPEHEAFRRLEKHVVDLWTADDKSGNRRFPHQYFYEMINSGVLKQYYQIDPKDSWMVAAAERNLPIICPGWEDSTLGNIFAGHCLSGDCKPGMMKSGIEYMMFLADWYTENAGTEGIGFFQIGGGIAGDFPICVVPMLQQDLQRETPFWSYFCQISDSTTSYGSYSGAVPNEKITWGKLDIGTPKFIIESDATIVAPLVFAYILDM; encoded by the coding sequence ATGAGCAATACCCGTCCGATATCGGCCTTCATGGAAAAGCACTACCTGCACTTCAATGCAGCAGCGCTGATGGACGCCGCCAAAGCATACAAGGTCCACAAGAAGAGCGGCAAGAAAATGCTGATCTCGTTAGCGGGCGCCATGAGCACCGCCGAGCTTGGCAAGAGCCTCGCCGAGATGATCCGCGCGGGACAAGTCGATATCATCAGTTGCACCGGTGCCAACCTGGAAGAGGACGTGATGAACCTCGTGGCGCACGACCACTACGAGCGCGTGCCGAACTACCGCGACCTCACGCCCACTGAGGAGCGCGCCCTGCTGGACCGTGGCATGAACCGCGTCACCGACACCTGCATCCCCGAGCACGAGGCATTCCGCCGCTTGGAGAAGCACGTCGTGGACCTTTGGACAGCCGACGACAAGAGCGGCAACCGCCGCTTTCCGCACCAGTACTTCTACGAGATGATCAACTCCGGCGTGCTGAAGCAATATTATCAGATCGATCCGAAGGACAGCTGGATGGTGGCCGCCGCCGAGCGCAACCTGCCCATCATCTGCCCCGGCTGGGAGGACAGCACCTTGGGCAACATCTTCGCAGGCCACTGCTTGAGCGGCGACTGCAAGCCGGGCATGATGAAGAGCGGCATCGAATACATGATGTTCCTCGCCGACTGGTACACGGAGAACGCCGGCACCGAAGGCATCGGCTTCTTCCAGATCGGTGGCGGCATCGCGGGCGATTTCCCCATCTGCGTAGTGCCCATGCTGCAGCAGGACCTCCAGCGCGAAACGCCCTTCTGGAGCTACTTCTGCCAGATCAGCGACAGCACCACCAGCTACGGCAGCTACAGCGGCGCCGTGCCCAACGAAAAGATCACCTGGGGAAAACTCGACATCGGCACCCCGAAGTTCATCATCGAAAGTGATGCTACTATTGTGGCACCACTGGTCTTCGCCTACATCCTTGATATGTAA
- the pepE gene encoding dipeptidase PepE yields the protein MQLLLLSNSTLPGEKYLGWPEEHLKQFLGVPKRIAFVPFAAVTMSLDDYAKRTQEAFAALGHELFSLHSEIDKVKALKTAEAVAVGGGNSFQLLRTLYSTELVRALRVRVMGGLPYVGWSAGSNVACPTIMTTNDMPITEVPTMRAMGLVPFQINPHYTEATIAGHGGESRDARIAEYLELNQRSVVVGLREGTLLNVDGDRLTVEGNGMRVFRHGKESKDVAGGVELRTSLADA from the coding sequence ATGCAATTACTCCTCCTTTCCAACTCCACCCTTCCCGGCGAAAAGTATCTGGGCTGGCCCGAGGAACACCTCAAGCAATTCTTAGGCGTACCGAAGCGCATCGCGTTCGTTCCTTTCGCAGCCGTCACCATGAGCTTGGATGATTATGCGAAACGCACGCAAGAGGCTTTTGCGGCATTGGGCCATGAGCTCTTCAGCCTGCATTCGGAAATCGACAAGGTGAAGGCATTGAAGACCGCTGAGGCCGTGGCCGTGGGCGGCGGCAACTCCTTCCAGCTGCTGCGCACGCTGTACAGCACCGAGCTTGTCCGTGCGTTGCGCGTGCGGGTGATGGGCGGACTGCCGTACGTGGGCTGGAGCGCCGGCAGCAACGTGGCCTGCCCTACCATCATGACCACCAACGACATGCCCATCACCGAGGTGCCCACCATGCGCGCCATGGGACTCGTGCCCTTCCAGATCAATCCGCACTACACCGAGGCGACCATCGCCGGGCATGGCGGCGAGAGCCGGGATGCGCGCATCGCGGAATACCTGGAACTGAACCAACGGTCCGTGGTAGTCGGGTTACGTGAAGGCACGCTGTTGAACGTGGACGGCGACCGCTTGACCGTGGAGGGCAACGGGATGCGTGTGTTCCGCCATGGCAAAGAATCCAAGGACGTGGCCGGCGGAGTTGAACTGCGCACTTCGTTGGCGGACGCGTGA
- a CDS encoding PorP/SprF family type IX secretion system membrane protein yields MWLIAALTSGSTVAQDIHFSQFFNAPYAQSPANIGQFDGDYRAGAIYRQQWRSVTTPYSTFGIGGDAAHFVGVDGLGLGAWIYNDKAGDSRLNTFHADLGASWTERFGGTKEHSLTGGVQVGITAVSIDYSALRFDAQYNGFSYDPSLGNDEKFTRDSRSHPDLHAGITYRYTPEKRRNFEAGIAFFNLTNPDVSLFDAAPSPLDTRANLHLKGQFPVSEKLDVLPMLQWQAQGKFREFDLGGMVRYIMLDRWNLMRAVQAGVFWRTKDAGYLYAGLEHDDWTFGLSYDINLSRLEPASLNRGGFEVTAIKVFRKRPPVPVRYKACPDQM; encoded by the coding sequence TTGTGGCTGATCGCAGCCCTCACGAGCGGCTCAACAGTCGCACAAGACATCCACTTCTCCCAGTTCTTCAACGCGCCATACGCGCAAAGCCCGGCCAACATCGGACAGTTCGACGGGGACTACCGTGCGGGAGCGATCTACCGGCAGCAATGGCGCAGCGTCACCACACCCTACAGCACCTTCGGCATCGGCGGCGATGCGGCGCACTTCGTGGGCGTGGACGGCCTTGGGCTTGGCGCATGGATCTACAACGACAAGGCCGGTGATTCACGCTTGAACACCTTCCACGCGGACCTCGGGGCCAGTTGGACAGAGCGCTTTGGCGGAACAAAAGAACACAGCCTCACCGGCGGCGTGCAAGTGGGCATCACGGCGGTGAGCATCGACTACAGCGCGCTCCGCTTCGATGCACAGTACAACGGCTTCAGCTATGATCCATCGCTGGGTAACGACGAAAAGTTCACCCGCGATTCACGCTCACACCCGGACCTCCATGCCGGCATCACCTATCGCTACACACCGGAGAAACGGCGCAACTTCGAGGCCGGTATCGCCTTCTTCAACCTCACCAATCCGGACGTTTCGCTCTTCGACGCCGCCCCTTCGCCGCTGGACACCCGCGCCAACCTTCACCTGAAAGGACAATTCCCCGTGAGCGAAAAGCTGGACGTGCTGCCCATGCTGCAATGGCAGGCTCAGGGAAAATTCCGCGAGTTCGACCTCGGCGGCATGGTGCGTTACATCATGCTGGACCGCTGGAACCTGATGCGGGCGGTGCAGGCCGGGGTCTTCTGGCGCACGAAGGACGCGGGATATCTCTACGCGGGACTGGAGCATGACGATTGGACTTTCGGGCTGAGCTATGACATCAACCTGAGCCGCTTGGAACCCGCGAGCCTCAACCGTGGCGGTTTCGAGGTGACGGCGATCAAAGTATTCCGCAAGCGGCCACCCGTACCGGTGCGATACAAAGCTTGCCCCGACCAGATGTGA
- a CDS encoding VOC family protein, with the protein MLHGPFHLAFATTDLKRIKAFYGGLLGCAEGRSAETWVDYDFFGHQLTIQQVPMVTKTAGTYNPQSQVPSNHWGIVLELADWRKMRDKCKKLGVRFFIEPQLVMKGEVGEQRSFFIEDPDGHAIEFKAFEDAGSLFRKG; encoded by the coding sequence ATGCTACACGGCCCCTTCCACCTCGCCTTCGCCACCACCGACCTCAAGCGCATCAAAGCCTTCTACGGCGGCCTGCTAGGCTGCGCGGAAGGCCGCAGCGCCGAGACCTGGGTGGACTACGACTTCTTCGGGCACCAGCTCACCATCCAGCAAGTGCCCATGGTGACCAAGACCGCCGGCACCTACAACCCGCAAAGCCAAGTGCCCAGCAACCACTGGGGCATCGTGCTGGAGCTGGCCGACTGGCGCAAGATGCGCGACAAGTGCAAAAAGCTCGGCGTGCGCTTCTTCATCGAACCCCAGCTGGTGATGAAGGGCGAAGTGGGCGAGCAACGCAGCTTCTTCATCGAAGACCCGGACGGCCACGCCATCGAGTTCAAGGCGTTTGAGGATGCGGGGAGCTTGTTCCGGAAGGGGTAG
- a CDS encoding mechanosensitive ion channel family protein: MKEESGTFETLMRSLGMDLLMLLKVIAILFAAWFVERLIYFALRRGYAKAKAQGREEMTRYRFFRNGVRTMMVILALVAIIYTIPSLRSFALTLFAGAGILAVVIGFAAQKAFSDIISGAFIVAFKPFRVGDFIQAGEASVFGTVEDINLRHTTILTFENRRLVIPNSILSEDRILNSSIKDESTCEFIEFELALHADVELAISLLQHQALLHPDRIKSPDVTNMEKPGEAITVRLVKINEGAITLRTYVWAKDPVTARRMHYDMNEAMLRIFNENNVPFSLPIRRSIQSDHTRANPPHHGQAPQ; the protein is encoded by the coding sequence ATGAAGGAGGAATCCGGCACATTCGAGACCCTGATGCGCAGCCTCGGCATGGACCTGCTGATGCTGCTGAAGGTGATAGCCATCCTCTTCGCGGCGTGGTTCGTGGAGCGGCTGATCTACTTCGCACTGCGGCGGGGCTACGCTAAGGCCAAGGCCCAAGGTCGTGAGGAGATGACGCGCTACCGCTTCTTCCGCAACGGTGTGCGCACCATGATGGTGATCCTCGCCCTGGTCGCGATCATCTACACCATACCCTCGTTGCGCTCCTTCGCGCTCACGCTCTTCGCCGGTGCCGGTATCCTGGCGGTGGTCATCGGTTTCGCGGCCCAGAAGGCCTTCAGCGACATCATCAGTGGCGCTTTCATCGTGGCCTTCAAACCCTTCCGCGTCGGTGACTTTATCCAAGCGGGGGAAGCCAGCGTGTTCGGCACCGTGGAGGACATCAACCTGCGGCACACCACCATCCTCACTTTCGAGAACCGCCGCTTGGTGATCCCCAACTCCATCCTCAGCGAGGACCGCATCCTCAACAGCAGCATCAAGGACGAGAGCACATGCGAGTTCATCGAGTTTGAGCTGGCGCTGCATGCTGACGTTGAACTGGCGATCAGCCTGCTCCAACACCAAGCCTTGTTGCACCCGGACCGGATCAAAAGTCCGGACGTCACCAACATGGAAAAGCCGGGCGAGGCCATCACCGTGCGGTTGGTGAAGATCAACGAGGGCGCCATCACCCTCCGCACGTACGTCTGGGCCAAAGACCCCGTGACCGCGCGGCGCATGCACTACGACATGAACGAGGCGATGCTGCGGATCTTCAACGAGAACAACGTCCCCTTCTCGCTGCCCATCCGCCGTTCGATCCAATCGGACCATACCCGCGCGAACCCGCCCCACCATGGCCAAGCTCCGCAGTGA
- the corA gene encoding magnesium/cobalt transporter CorA, producing MAKLRSEKAGLPPGSLVPVSEDPEVATTIQVMVYNADTFSEHCAVAADKIDVGDPGKSVTWIDVAGLADLKAITAIGERFGLHQLLLEDVLNTDHRPKIDEFQDNLFVVVKMLTMDPESEDVGSEQVSFVLGQGVVISFQSEPGDVMDPVRERLRNNIGRLRKKGADFLLYSLLDVIVDNYFVIVEDLGKRIETMEERVVKRPREKDLLDMQALRRQLVGISRQVTPTRELAGRMNIIPSKLIDKNTRRYINDLQDHTVYISESIAMFRDQLTNLENTYHAGLNMRMGQVMKLLTVISTIFIPLTFIVGVYGMNFQNMPELHWRYGYYAVMGAMLLISLVMLVLFRRKGWL from the coding sequence ATGGCCAAGCTCCGCAGTGAAAAAGCGGGTTTGCCGCCCGGCTCGCTCGTGCCCGTGAGCGAGGACCCGGAGGTGGCCACCACCATCCAGGTGATGGTGTACAATGCGGACACCTTCTCGGAGCATTGCGCGGTGGCTGCGGACAAGATCGACGTGGGAGACCCCGGCAAGAGCGTGACCTGGATCGACGTGGCCGGGCTGGCGGACCTGAAGGCCATCACCGCCATCGGCGAGCGCTTCGGGCTGCACCAACTGCTGCTGGAGGACGTGCTGAATACCGACCACCGGCCCAAGATCGACGAATTCCAGGACAACCTTTTCGTGGTGGTGAAGATGCTCACCATGGACCCGGAGAGTGAGGACGTTGGGAGCGAGCAGGTCAGCTTTGTGCTGGGCCAAGGGGTGGTGATCAGCTTCCAGAGCGAGCCCGGCGACGTGATGGACCCCGTGCGCGAACGCCTGCGGAACAACATCGGCCGCCTGCGGAAAAAGGGCGCGGACTTCCTACTTTACTCCTTGCTGGACGTGATCGTGGACAACTACTTCGTCATCGTGGAGGACCTTGGGAAGCGCATCGAGACGATGGAAGAGCGCGTGGTGAAGAGGCCACGGGAGAAAGACTTGCTGGACATGCAGGCGCTTCGCCGACAGCTCGTCGGCATCAGCCGGCAAGTGACGCCGACGCGGGAATTGGCCGGCCGCATGAACATCATCCCCAGCAAGCTGATCGACAAAAACACCCGGCGTTACATCAACGACCTGCAGGACCACACGGTGTACATCTCGGAGAGCATCGCCATGTTCCGCGACCAGCTGACCAACTTGGAGAACACCTACCATGCCGGGCTGAACATGCGCATGGGCCAGGTGATGAAGCTGCTCACGGTGATCAGCACCATCTTCATCCCGCTCACCTTCATCGTGGGCGTCTACGGCATGAACTTCCAGAACATGCCCGAGCTGCATTGGCGCTACGGCTACTATGCCGTGATGGGCGCCATGCTGCTGATCTCACTGGTGATGCTTGTACTTTTCCGTCGCAAGGGTTGGCTGTAA
- a CDS encoding gliding motility-associated C-terminal domain-containing protein yields MSHRILPVLALFITAFAAHGQSALRFIENRGQWPETVFFRAEMPEATLWCERGSLVIDRFDAGAIARLHAGNTGAYEPDASRVIRHHALRLRFANATGPVRSEGIGVQGGAYNYFIGNDRRHWASNAHAFSAVVQHDLYPGIDLRLRRGGEVLKYDVIVAAGTDPKQVKFTYEGANGITLKDGLLCISTSMGEMIEAVPLAYQIKNGQEVKVDCRYALKGPEVSFVLGAYDRTQELVIDPVLSFASYSGSTTDNFGYSATFDQDGFLYSGSSAFGQGYPTTMGAYDVTWNGGDGNQNPGTDIALSKWDTTGTTLIWSTFLGGSGDDLPHSLIVNSANELIVLGTTGSTDFPTTANAFQSTFGGGTLFTPQGIGTTYPNGTDMILARLSANGSQLLASTYMGGNANDGINSAAALKFNYADEMRGEVEVTPNGNILVASCTQSADFPTTAGAYREYFTGGSHDAVLFELTQDLSNLVWSTMFGGSLADAAYSLEQDSNGNIFIAGGTVSQNLPITPGTVGPMNHGGQADAFVASFSPDGSSLLASTYFGSTGYDQFYFVDLDGADNVYLFGQTNAPAGELVSGATYFVSTGGQLLAKLSNNLTSTLWSSRSGTLSGAGVGVPNISPTAFLVDYCDKIYISGWGSAVLGTLTTNGLPVSPDAFQGTTDGNDFYLAVFDIDMSGLSYATYFGGPQSLEHVDGGTSRFDRRGRVYGAVCAGCGNHDDFPSTPGAWSNTNNSNNCNLGVFKFDFEAPLVIAGLAATAPLCADSEIQFTNLSNLGATWHWDFGDGGTSTAEAPTHIYDTSGSYTVTLVATNPVACNHADSASIVVNVLPAAPLLQPLDDIIICGPLGSVVLTASAQGTATEWVWSSNPLFTDTLNTPPSDSTATLDPVTPGTYYVQAANSGGCAATGQLTVASALAQATITPDVSICSDDSATITLSGIDAGSVITWSPPDMILSGQGTAQITVSPQNATYFVATVTSPSGCTWTDSALVDVSLMNGSGVTVSVDQSVVLGGTTVHLLATPSSGVTYLWQPAAAVSDPTIAAPTAVVNETTTFYVTVSDGTCSRTDSVKVLVHELLCDEPDIFVPDAFTPNGDGNNDVLFVRGRNIADLDFKVFDRWGEVVFQTTDQAAGWDGAYKGKPVDPAVYVYWLTVHCVDGQEFFTKGNVSVIR; encoded by the coding sequence ATGTCCCACCGCATTCTTCCCGTCCTTGCGCTGTTCATCACCGCGTTCGCCGCACATGGTCAATCGGCACTGCGCTTTATTGAAAACCGCGGGCAATGGCCGGAAACCGTTTTCTTCCGCGCGGAAATGCCCGAAGCCACGCTCTGGTGCGAACGCGGTTCACTGGTGATCGACCGCTTTGATGCCGGGGCCATCGCAAGGCTGCATGCGGGCAACACCGGCGCGTATGAACCGGACGCCTCGCGCGTGATCCGGCACCATGCATTGCGCCTGCGATTTGCGAACGCCACCGGCCCGGTACGCAGCGAAGGGATCGGCGTGCAGGGCGGCGCATACAACTACTTCATCGGGAACGACCGGCGCCACTGGGCCTCCAATGCACACGCCTTCTCCGCCGTGGTGCAGCATGACCTGTATCCCGGCATCGACCTGCGTTTGCGCCGTGGTGGCGAGGTGTTGAAATACGACGTGATAGTGGCCGCAGGTACGGACCCGAAGCAGGTAAAATTCACCTACGAAGGAGCCAACGGGATCACGCTGAAGGACGGCCTTTTGTGCATATCGACCTCCATGGGTGAAATGATCGAGGCGGTGCCCTTGGCCTACCAGATCAAGAACGGGCAAGAGGTGAAGGTGGATTGCCGCTATGCGCTGAAAGGTCCGGAGGTCTCCTTCGTGCTCGGTGCCTATGATCGGACCCAGGAGCTGGTGATCGACCCTGTGCTCTCATTCGCCAGCTATTCAGGATCCACCACGGACAATTTCGGCTATTCCGCGACCTTCGACCAGGACGGCTTTTTATATTCCGGCAGCAGCGCCTTCGGTCAAGGCTATCCCACCACCATGGGCGCATACGATGTCACTTGGAACGGTGGCGACGGCAACCAGAACCCCGGCACGGACATCGCATTGAGCAAGTGGGACACCACGGGAACGACATTGATCTGGAGCACATTTCTCGGCGGCAGTGGCGATGACCTTCCGCACAGCCTGATCGTGAACAGCGCGAATGAGTTGATCGTGCTCGGCACCACGGGTTCGACGGATTTTCCCACCACGGCGAACGCCTTCCAAAGCACTTTCGGCGGTGGCACCCTCTTCACACCGCAAGGCATCGGTACCACCTACCCGAACGGCACGGACATGATATTGGCACGGCTGAGCGCGAACGGCTCACAATTGTTGGCGAGCACCTACATGGGCGGCAACGCCAATGACGGCATCAACAGCGCGGCTGCCTTGAAGTTCAATTATGCGGACGAGATGCGCGGCGAGGTGGAGGTGACGCCCAACGGCAACATCCTTGTGGCAAGCTGCACGCAAAGCGCGGACTTCCCCACGACGGCCGGAGCATACCGGGAATACTTTACCGGAGGAAGCCATGATGCCGTCCTCTTCGAGCTGACCCAGGACCTGAGCAATTTGGTGTGGAGCACCATGTTCGGCGGTTCGCTGGCGGACGCGGCCTATTCCCTGGAACAGGACAGCAACGGCAACATCTTCATCGCCGGCGGCACCGTCTCGCAGAACCTGCCCATCACACCGGGCACCGTGGGACCCATGAACCACGGCGGGCAGGCCGATGCCTTCGTGGCCTCCTTCAGCCCGGACGGGAGCAGCTTGTTGGCCTCCACTTATTTCGGCAGCACCGGCTACGACCAGTTCTACTTCGTGGACCTGGACGGTGCGGACAACGTGTATCTGTTCGGCCAAACGAACGCTCCCGCGGGCGAACTCGTCTCGGGTGCCACCTATTTCGTAAGCACCGGCGGACAGCTGTTGGCCAAGCTATCGAACAACCTCACGAGCACCTTGTGGAGTTCCCGTTCCGGCACATTGTCAGGTGCAGGCGTCGGCGTACCGAACATCTCCCCGACCGCGTTCCTAGTGGACTACTGCGACAAGATCTACATCAGCGGCTGGGGCAGTGCCGTGTTGGGAACGCTCACCACGAACGGCCTTCCAGTGTCACCGGACGCCTTCCAAGGCACCACCGACGGCAACGACTTCTATCTCGCCGTATTCGACATCGACATGAGCGGGCTTTCCTACGCCACCTACTTCGGCGGCCCCCAAAGCCTCGAGCACGTGGACGGCGGAACGAGCCGCTTCGACCGGCGCGGGCGCGTGTACGGAGCAGTGTGCGCGGGCTGCGGCAACCATGATGATTTCCCTTCCACGCCCGGGGCCTGGAGCAATACCAACAACTCCAACAACTGCAACTTGGGCGTGTTCAAATTCGATTTTGAGGCGCCCTTGGTGATCGCCGGCCTGGCCGCGACGGCACCGCTCTGTGCAGACAGCGAGATCCAGTTCACCAACTTGAGCAACCTCGGTGCCACTTGGCATTGGGACTTCGGCGATGGCGGAACTTCAACAGCTGAAGCCCCGACGCACATTTATGACACATCCGGATCCTATACCGTGACCTTGGTCGCGACCAACCCTGTCGCCTGCAACCACGCGGATTCAGCCAGTATCGTGGTGAACGTCCTTCCGGCAGCGCCCTTGCTTCAGCCCTTGGACGACATCATCATATGCGGCCCGCTCGGCAGTGTTGTGCTTACCGCTTCCGCGCAAGGCACCGCCACGGAATGGGTCTGGTCCAGCAACCCGCTCTTCACCGATACGCTCAACACCCCACCTTCCGACAGCACGGCCACGCTCGACCCGGTGACGCCTGGCACCTACTACGTGCAAGCGGCGAACAGCGGTGGTTGCGCGGCAACCGGCCAGTTGACGGTCGCGTCCGCGTTGGCACAGGCCACCATCACACCGGACGTATCGATCTGCTCGGATGACAGCGCGACGATCACGTTAAGCGGTATCGATGCCGGCTCCGTGATCACTTGGTCACCGCCGGACATGATCCTCTCCGGACAAGGCACGGCCCAGATCACGGTGAGCCCGCAGAACGCGACCTACTTCGTCGCGACGGTGACCAGTCCCTCCGGTTGTACATGGACCGATAGCGCATTGGTGGATGTATCCTTGATGAACGGTAGCGGCGTCACTGTGAGCGTGGACCAAAGCGTGGTGCTCGGCGGCACGACGGTACACCTGTTGGCCACGCCAAGCAGCGGCGTCACCTATTTATGGCAACCGGCAGCCGCGGTGAGCGACCCTACGATCGCCGCGCCCACGGCCGTTGTGAACGAGACCACGACCTTCTATGTCACCGTGAGCGACGGCACCTGTTCGCGCACCGATTCGGTGAAGGTGCTGGTGCATGAACTGCTCTGTGATGAACCGGACATCTTCGTCCCGGACGCCTTCACGCCCAACGGCGACGGCAACAACGACGTGCTCTTCGTGCGCGGCCGCAACATCGCCGACCTGGACTTCAAGGTGTTCGACCGTTGGGGCGAAGTGGTGTTCCAAACGACCGATCAAGCAGCGGGCTGGGACGGCGCGTACAAAGGCAAGCCCGTAGACCCTGCGGTGTACGTGTATTGGCTCACCGTGCATTGCGTGGACGGCCAGGAGTTCTTCACCAAGGGTAACGTTTCGGTGATCCGATGA
- a CDS encoding arginine decarboxylase produces the protein MKTRYIDLIEQTFDFPQREFKFDNELLTWNDLPLTEIIAKHGTPLRIMYLPKIGEKIDQAREYFAKAFKEHDYNGTYEYFYCTKSNQFSYVMTEVLKKGVSLETSSAYDIDIIERLMGTGEMPRTSTVLCNGYKDERYIRNIGRLANGGVRTIPIIDNMSELWALDEAITGPCDIGIRIAAEEAPKFEFYTSRLGVGYKDIIPFYMRNVMKQRKFKLKLMHFFINTGISDSAYYWNELTKCVNVYCDLKKLCPTLDTLDIGGGLPIDNSLNRHFDVDYMIGEIVGRIKDICEENGVQEPNLYSEFGSYTVGESGATFFSILNQKKQNEKERWNMIDGSFMTTLPDTWAINRRFLMLPINNWTDEYERVFLGGMTCDSDDYYNSEQHVNAIYLPRFREDRPQYLGFFNTGAYQDTLGGYGGIQHCLIPKPKYVLIDRLPDGTLNDRVFSEMQTADQMLGLLGYAAKEKAVVK, from the coding sequence ATGAAGACCCGTTACATCGACCTGATCGAGCAGACCTTCGACTTCCCGCAGCGCGAATTCAAGTTCGACAACGAACTGCTGACGTGGAACGATCTGCCGTTGACGGAGATCATCGCGAAGCACGGCACGCCGCTGCGCATCATGTACCTCCCGAAGATCGGCGAGAAGATCGACCAGGCACGGGAGTACTTCGCCAAGGCTTTCAAGGAGCACGACTACAACGGCACGTACGAATACTTCTACTGCACCAAGAGCAACCAGTTCAGCTATGTGATGACCGAGGTGCTGAAGAAGGGCGTGAGCCTGGAGACCAGCAGCGCGTACGACATCGATATCATCGAACGGTTGATGGGGACGGGCGAAATGCCGCGCACCTCCACCGTCCTCTGCAACGGCTACAAGGACGAGCGATACATCCGGAACATCGGCCGCTTGGCGAACGGCGGCGTGCGCACCATCCCCATCATCGACAACATGAGCGAGCTGTGGGCGCTGGACGAAGCCATCACCGGCCCGTGCGACATCGGCATCCGCATCGCGGCGGAAGAAGCCCCCAAGTTCGAATTCTACACCAGCCGCCTCGGCGTGGGCTACAAGGACATCATCCCCTTCTACATGCGCAACGTGATGAAGCAGCGCAAGTTCAAGCTGAAGCTCATGCACTTCTTCATCAACACCGGCATCAGCGACAGTGCCTACTACTGGAACGAGCTCACCAAGTGCGTCAACGTGTATTGCGACCTGAAGAAGCTCTGCCCCACGCTGGACACGCTCGACATCGGCGGCGGACTGCCCATCGACAACAGCCTCAACCGCCACTTCGACGTGGACTACATGATCGGCGAGATCGTGGGCCGCATCAAGGACATCTGCGAAGAAAACGGCGTGCAGGAGCCCAACCTCTACAGCGAGTTCGGCAGCTACACCGTGGGCGAAAGCGGCGCCACTTTCTTCAGCATCCTCAACCAGAAGAAGCAGAACGAAAAGGAGCGCTGGAACATGATCGACGGCAGCTTCATGACCACGTTGCCCGACACCTGGGCCATCAACCGCCGCTTCCTCATGCTGCCCATCAACAACTGGACGGACGAGTACGAGCGTGTCTTCCTCGGCGGCATGACCTGCGACAGCGACGACTACTACAACAGCGAGCAGCACGTCAACGCCATCTACCTGCCACGCTTCCGCGAAGACCGCCCGCAGTACTTGGGCTTCTTCAACACCGGTGCGTACCAAGACACGCTCGGCGGCTACGGCGGCATCCAGCACTGCCTCATCCCCAAGCCCAAATACGTCCTCATCGACCGCCTGCCGGATGGCACCCTCAACGATCGCGTCTTCAGTGAAATGCAGACCGCCGACCAAATGCTGGGGCTGTTGGGTTATGCGGCGAAGGAAAAGGCTGTGGTGAAGTGA